The DNA sequence TGCGCTACGTACTTATTTTATTTCGGATTGAAATCTATGGATAAGTCTATGTTGATGACATCATGGAATTTATGAAGGGAACACCATTAGAATTTAGCAGCAAATATGATAAACAACAACAAAGAGACATAgcataaataagtttaaaattttgCCATTCAAATTTAGAAGTGCTAAAGTGAGTGACTTTTATTATTtctctactcttcctctctcttttACAGTTTTATTTGTTCTTGCCAAATTTGCACTTGGAGCTCCATGCGTCATTATCTTCTGCATATATAAATGGAGACGAAGGCATTTATCCATATACGACAGTATCGAAGATTTTCTGCGAAGTGACAACAACATCATGCCAATTAGATACTCCTACAAAGAAATCAAGAACATAACTGAAAAGTTCAAGACTAAACTAGGAAATGGAGGCTATGGCTCTGTCTTCCAAGGAAAACTTCGAAGCGGTCGTCTAGCAGCTGTTAAGGTATTGAATGAGGCCAAATCCAATGgccaagaattcatcaatgaagtTGTTACTATTGGAAGAATTCACCATGTTAATGTGGTGCAACTCATTGGTTTCTGTGTGGAGGGATCAAAGCGTTGTTTGGTATATGAGTTAATGCAGAATGGCTCTTTAGAAAATACATATTTTCACCAAAAGAGAGTGTTTCCTTAAGTTGTGAAGAGCTCCACACCATTTCCCTTGGAGTAGCACGTGGTATTGAATACTTGCATAATGGCTGTGACATGAAAATTCTGCACTTTGACATCAAACCTTACAACATTCTTTTGGATGAGAACTTCAATCCAAAAGTCTCTGATTTTGGACTTGCAAGGCTATCTCCCACTGATAAAAGCATTGTGTCACTGACTGCAGCAAGAGGAACCATAGGGTACATGGCTCCTGAGCTCTTCTACAGAAATGTTGGCGCAATCTCGTACAAAGCTGATGTCTATAGCTTTGGGATGTTGTTAATGGAGATGGCTAGTAGAAGGAAGAATTTGAATGCACAAATTGAAAATTCCAGCCAGATATATTTTCCATTTTGGGTTTATGATGAATTGCAGGATGGAAgggaaataacaatagaaaatgacAAAGATGAAGAGATGAAGATAGCAAAAAGAATGATGATTGTGGCATTGTGGTGTATACAAACAAAGCCTAATGATCGACCTTCAATGAAGAGAGTTGTGGAGATGCTTGAACAAGACGATGACTTAGAAATGCCTCCAAAACCATACTTCTACCCACTTGATGCACCCACAGAAGAGAATGTTGAAGATACTGCAACTGATAACAGTTCAAAATTATCCTCTGATGACATCTCTTCAGTCAATGATTCAAAGGAATAGAAATGATCTATTTGGACTCTACTTTGATATAATGTTGCATGCTCTGTATCTAGCTAGCTTGTGTCTTTGGCTATGTCGTCTATATTAGTATTTCTGATGTATATGATGACAATAAATTTGTTCCTATGTCCTCTAGATTACATGATTATCTTCACATTTTAATCAGTGTCTCTTTAATTAGTTGAGATATCCATCaaaagtatataaaataaaataaacaactaaAACTATAAAAACCTGTCCGAAAAAAGGTAAACATCACAATTTAATGAAACTATTATAGCTTATAGGTTAAGCGCGTAGAATGTGCAAAGAACATTATTGTATAAGAAAGACTCATAAATTAGGCTGGAGACTTTACCCATGAAAGCAAAGCACTTGTTCTTCATGGAACCTGGTTGGCATTGTCACTCTTTTATCTATCTCTTTGAAGTTGACATTGCAAGTTGCAGCACGACCTTGTCAAagtctttgatttttgttttatcGGTCAGGCACAACACAAGTCAACTCCTTTATTAAGTGAATAGATTAAGAGTCACGTTTCATATGTACGGTGACTGGTGAATGTGAACCTTTCAAAGCCAAAATAATCTATAACTTATATAGTGCAAAAATATATGTGTGATTCGATGAGCAAACTAAAGTCTTCATATACAGTTGTTACTGTTACATACAGAATTACAGACATTTGACACTCACATAAAAGTGTAAGAACACCATACTTGTtgcaaaaacagaaaagtaattATTGGAACAGAGTTTAAAACAAAAAGAGACAGAGAAGGAGTTCTAAAGAAGACCTCACCATCTGCTAGAAAATATGAGGGCAAACTACCAAACTAGGCTAACATAACAGTACATACAATTTACTCCATGTTGCTAACTATAATACAAGCCAATTAGCCAAATATATTTGGATGATATCAAGTGAGTTTTATTTGACTAGTTAAAGAAAATACAAACTTTTCATATCACTCCAAGTTAAAAGTTAATCTAACTCTTGGATCACTTCTAAATCTTGGGTAATTTGTCTTGCAGGCACACTAATTTTAGCATATTTTCTTGAAGGCCCTGTGGAAGCAAAAGGATTAGGAGGTTTTGGTAATGTGTCTTGGTCTCCCTCCAACATTTGAAGCACTGTCTGCATTGATGGTCGATCCACTGCATGCCATTGGATGCACCAAAGTCCCACTGTTGCTAGTTTCTTAGCAATTTTagcatcttcttcatcttcaatatGAATTCTGATTTCATCAGTCTCTTCTAAAATACTATGCATCCATTCTGGATAGTAAACATGGCTACTGTTTTCTTCTATATCCTCTGTGATCTTCTTTCCTCCAATTGTTTCTAGCAGCATCATTCCATAACTGTAAACATCAGACTTGTAAGATACATTTCCAAAGTTCCTTGAGAAAACTTCGGGCGCAATGTACCCCAAAGTTCCTCTAGCTGCTGTCATTGACACTACACTTTGATCCTTGGAGCATAATTTAGCTAGACCGAAATCACAAATTTTTGGAGTAAAGTTGTGATCTAGCAACACATTTTGAGGTTTGATATCAAAATGGAGAATGCGTTGATCACAACCTTGGTGAAGATACTCAATTCCTTTAGCTACACCTAGAGCAATCTCTTGCAACTTCTTCCAGCCCAAAAAGTTTTGCTTGTTGTCGGGCAAATTTATGAACTTCTGCAGCGAAGAATTCGGCAAGAATTCATAGACAAGAGCTCTTCTGAACCCATCAGCACAGAAACCAACCAACCGGACAATATTGACATGGTGGATTCTACCAATTATACCAACTTCATTGACAAACTCCTCCCCATTTCCCTGGGAATTATTCAGCATTTTCACCGCAATAGGAAATTCTTTTGAGATGCTTCCTTTGAAGACAGTTCCATAGGCGCCCTCTCCTAACTTGTACCCAAAGTTGTTGGTGATTCTCTTGATTTCAGTGTAAGAATATCTGGTTGGTTTTTGAGCCCTGTAATCTTCAAGAAATTTTTCAATAATTGCTTGTTTTTCCTTTTGCATTATGCAAGAGTCATAGATGTAATAAATCGCTCCGGTCAGTAGGACAAGCAAAAACGATCCAAGTACTGATCCTGCATTCATCAAAACTACATCTTCAGAAAATGATCCAAGTGTATTGGATGTGTTTGGAATTGATAAAAATTGGAAATTCTTTAGACACGATATTGGATGATTTTCGGTAATATGTGATCCAAATGCAGTTTATATAAGCATAACAAGAACTGAGAGCTAACCTATTGTGGTTACTAGAGCTGTTGATGAATCTGCAAAGAATACAGGCAAAACTTAGTAATCAATTGCATTGGAATTAAACATAACATTTCCACGTGTTTcaacaacaattaatgaatgtcaTATTAGTCAAGTAAAAGCTGGATAAACCTCCAGGATTTTAGTTTGAGCTTAAGAATTCAGTTGAAGAAAGAATGGAAGTATGAAAAGCATGTGTACCCCTGTGGATGACATTAGCAAGACAATCAAGTTGATTCTTGGTGCTGTTGTTCCAGCTGCACCTTTTGCCCTCCGATTCACATTGTTGACAGCTTGGTTCAGACCAAAACAAAACAAGAGTATCTTTCAGAGCTGGAACAAGTGCATCTGGGAGGGATGAAATATTGAACATTTTGGTGCAAGGAAACAGGGTTGTCAGGTCATGGATAGAATTCCAAGATGAAATGGCATATACTTGACTGGTTGAGCTGCTTAGGCATGGAATCATGATGTCATTGTTTATATATGTGTCCATTGCCACTGGTGAACAGTTGAAGAAGTGATAGTCATCACCCTCCTCAACTAGCATGCGCTGGAAAGGGAAAACTAAGACAGAGATATTACTGAGGTTATGGAGCTGCTTTGGAAGGCAGGAAGATGGAGGGGTTAATTCAATTGTTTGTTTTATATAGTCAATGTGTTTGACATTGAAGGTCACTGATTCAGGGAGCTCAAGAAACAGTTTCTCATCATCACTAGTACCTGAGCAAACCAAATCAAAGCCCGGATAGCCACAGCTTTGTGACTGACGGCCTTTGATTCTAAAAGGGAATCGAATTTCTTGATTTCCGCACAAGAAATCCGGACAGGTAGTATCACTATTAGAGCCAACATGAACTACACCaaagcaagaaaggaggaaaGTGGAGACTAAGATCAAATAACTATCCATGTAATTAAACTCTAATCACGATGCGGATTCAGAGATGTCTCAAGTTTAAAAGGATCTGAAAAACTGACTGAGTCCACAACTTCAATTAGCATTAAGTAGCTTAAAATTAAGTATTGAGTTGACTGGGTGAACCGTGATAGTGATAGTCAACAACAGTTGATTTGGATGAAGGAGCATGTAAGTTTCCATGGTTAGTCCTCCTTTATCAAGTGAGATTAGTCACGGCCAGCTGCTCTGCTCTACTGATGACCAAAGAAATGTCATCCGTTGTTGTGTTGTTGTTATCGTGCCTGTGCTTGTTCATCACCACCGCCACCACCGCCGGCGCAGCACATAATAAGTGTCTATCTCAATGGTGCGGGAAGCATAACATAAGCGATCCTTTCAGGCTAGAAGACAGTCCAAGCCAATGTGGTGACCACAGGTACACCCTCTCTTGCGAGGAGGATCACCAGTTGGTCCTGTATTGGAGATCAAGAAAGTTCAATGTTCAGTCAATTAATTACAACAACTACACGATCCGGCTCCTGGATGCCAATATTAGCCACGATTACACTTCTCGCCCTCCTTATTATTCCTTACCTTACGATTATCATAGATATGAACTGTATCCCTTAAGCTACGATTATCATGAATTGACGACTCTCGTGGTGGTATATTTGAGGTGTCCAAATGACGTCATCGCAACTGCTACTGCTACTTGTATGACGAATGATTCCGATGCACTTGGGACTGCTTTCTACCTCGTCAGTGTTTTTCACAAACGCCTCTGGGATTTCGCGGTTGCAGACTCGTGCCGCATAGAGTGGATGTATCCCTCATCGTGGCCTGCTGAACGTGAAAGCAACTCATGCACTGGCGTCCGTACTCTGCTGCTTTATGGCTTTGAACTTTCTTGGTTTCCAGCACTCTACAAATCGAGTTACATCTTTCGTCTCTCTGCTAATTTAATTTGCTTATTTTGAGCATCTATGTTTGCCTTTTCTAATTTACCTTTTTTCGATCTCAAAATGATACATGTTTATTTAAATTAACATGAGATCATGTGTTTTTAACATAATCCGAACCTAATGTCAGGCAGTAATAATTTCTCTTTTCCCGGTATGTTCCTGGCAGGTATAATAGAATCGATTGGACTTCTTCTGCGCTCTGCAGCAAGTAAGTCCTTCTCTTCCTCTACAAGTACCTCATGGGAAAATGAACATCACCAGAATTTAGCAGCAGAATTGAGAAGAAACACTAATTTACgaattaaattacaaaaatttaagAGTGCCAAACTGAGACACCTTAtgatttatttgctctttttctatcTTCCTACAGCTGTTGCAGCTCTGTATGTTCTTGCCAAATCTGTACTATTTGGAGTTCCATTCCTCATTCTTTTATGCATATATAAATGGCGACGGAGGCATTTATCTGTGTATCCGACTATTGAAGATTTTCTTCAAAGCGACAATAGTATTATGCCAATTAGA is a window from the Arachis hypogaea cultivar Tifrunner chromosome 17, arahy.Tifrunner.gnm2.J5K5, whole genome shotgun sequence genome containing:
- the LOC112767086 gene encoding rust resistance kinase Lr10-like: MDSYLILVSTFLLSCFGVVHVGSNSDTTCPDFLCGNQEIRFPFRIKGRQSQSCGYPGFDLVCSGTSDDEKLFLELPESVTFNVKHIDYIKQTIELTPPSSCLPKQLHNLSNISVLVFPFQRMLVEEGDDYHFFNCSPVAMDTYINNDIMIPCLSSSTSQVYAISSWNSIHDLTTLFPCTKMFNISSLPDALVPALKDTLVLFWSEPSCQQCESEGKRCSWNNSTKNQLDCLANVIHRDSSTALVTTIGSVLGSFLLVLLTGAIYYIYDSCIMQKEKQAIIEKFLEDYRAQKPTRYSYTEIKRITNNFGYKLGEGAYGTVFKGSISKEFPIAVKMLNNSQGNGEEFVNEVGIIGRIHHVNIVRLVGFCADGFRRALVYEFLPNSSLQKFINLPDNKQNFLGWKKLQEIALGVAKGIEYLHQGCDQRILHFDIKPQNVLLDHNFTPKICDFGLAKLCSKDQSVVSMTAARGTLGYIAPEVFSRNFGNVSYKSDVYSYGMMLLETIGGKKITEDIEENSSHVYYPEWMHSILEETDEIRIHIEDEEDAKIAKKLATVGLWCIQWHAVDRPSMQTVLQMLEGDQDTLPKPPNPFASTGPSRKYAKISVPARQITQDLEVIQELD